The nucleotide sequence CGTCCTCGCCCGGGCCGACGCCGCGGAACGCGCCGCCCAGGCGGCGTCCCCCTTCACGGCCGCCAGAGCCAGCGCAGGGACTCCGGCAGGATCGCCCCGCCGTGGACGCCCGAGTGCTTTCCGACGCCGTATTCGAAGCGGTAATCGTACCCGGCGAACTTGAGCGCGGCCGCCATCTCCTGGTTGGCCAGCGGCCAGTTGCCGTGCTCATTGTCCAGGTCGTGGGCTCCGTCCTGGAGAAAAACCCGGATCGGCTTGGGCGGCCGGGTCTTCCTGATGAGCGACGGGTAGACGTGCCCGCCCCGGATGTTGACGAAGCTGCCCACGTGACTGAGCACCTTGGAGAACTGGTCCGGCCGCTCCCAGGCGACCGTGAAGGCGCAGATTCCCCCCGAGCTGATCCCGCCGATCGCCCGATCCTTGGGATCCTGGCTCAGCACGTACTGCCGGCCCACCTCGGGAAGAATCTCCTCGATGAGAAACCGCGCGTACTGATCCGAAAGCGTGTCGTACTCGAAACTGCGGTTGGAGACGGGCTTGGCCCCCGGCTTTTCGGCGGGGAAGACGCCCGGATTGATGAAGATCCCGATCACGACGGGGATCTCCTTCCGGTGAATGAGGTTATCGAAGACGATGGGAACCCGGAACGCGCCGTTCTCGTTGACGTAGCTGCCGCCGTCCTGAAAGACCATGACCGCGGCGGGACGCGCGGCGTCGTACTGGGCGGGAACGTACACCCAATAGTCCCGCTCCGTGCCCGCGAAGATCCGGCTTTTCCACGAGCGCTTGGTCACCGTGCCGCGCGGGACGCCTTCCTGCCGCTGGGAGTCCGGGCCCAGCTTGTACAGCTGCCGCTCGTCCGGCGGAGGCGCCTCCTGCGGAGCGGCCGCCTGGAAAAGAAGCACTCCGGCGAAAAGGAACAGGCTCATCGGATCGAATCTCCCGAAAGGATGTCTCCTTTCTTTACGAACGCTCCTCCGGGGACGGGAGTTGCTCCGTCTCCGAGCGGCCTCCGGCGGCCTTCCGCAGGCGATCCGCGATCGCCAGCCCCAATCCCTCCTCGGAAGGCGCCGCCGCGACCACGGCCTCGACCCCTCGAGCGTCGGCCGCCCGCAGGGCGGCGTAGAGCATCCGCGCCGCGGCCTCCCCATCCTCGGGAAGCCGCAGAATCTCCACCCGCACCCCCCGGGCCCGCAGCTCGGCCGCCCGCGCCTCCAGCGTCCCCGGCTCGGCCAGGATCACCCGCGCGCGGGGCGCGTAGTGCGACGCCAGCCGTCCGGGCGCGCGCGGGCCGCCCGAACCGGCCGGTGGAACCGGCCGACCCAGCGCCGCCTCCAGCGCCTCCCGCGGAACTCCCCCGGGCCGCAGAAGCGCCGGCGCTTCCCCCGAAAGATCCACGATCGTCGACTCGATCCCCACGGTGCACGGACCGCCGTCGAGAATGAAATCCACGTCCTCCCCGAGATCCTGCCGCACGTGGTCCGCCGTCGTGGGGCTGACCCGCCCGAACCGGTTGGCCGACGGCGCCGCCACGCCCCCGCCGAATTCCCGGAGCAGCGCCCGCGCCGCCGGATGGGCGGGAACCCGCAACCCCACCGTTTCCTGGCCGCCCGTCACGACCCGAGACACCCGCTCCCCCCGCCGCAGAACGATCGTCAGAGGTCCCGGCCAGAAGCGCTCCGAGAGAATCCTGGCTTCCCGAGGAACCTCGGCCGCCCACTCCCCAAGCTCCTCCGCCGAGGCCAGATGAACGATCAGAGGATGACCGGCCGGACGGCCTTTGACCGCGAAGATCCTCCGCACCGCCGCCTCGTGGGTCGCATCCGCCCCGAGGCCGTACACCGTCTCGGTGGGAAACGCCACCAGCCCCCCCTCCCGCAGAACGCGCGCCGCGTGAACCCGCGCGATCTCCTCCGCGGCCTCGACCAGACTGGGAACGACCGCGCAGGAAACCTTGAGCTCCGTGCGATGTTTCTCCCCGTGGCCCGTCAGGACATAAACGCCGCGCGCCCCGGCGGCGGCCGCCAGCTCCATGTCGGCCGGATGGTCCCCCACGACCCACGAGCGTGAAAGGTCCACGCCGTGCTCGTCGCGGGCGCGGAAAAGGAAGTGCGGATTCGGCTCGACGCCTCCGCATCCGTCGGCGCGCCGAGGCGGGCCGCAATACACGCCGCGGACGGGAACCCCGGCGCCGGCGAGGCGTTCGACCACGGCGTCATTCACACGCCGGGCGTCCTCGGGACGGACACGGCCCCCGGCCGCTCCATTCCGGGGAACGACGATGAAAAACTCGAAGGCGCCGCCCAGGCGGCGCAACGCCCCCTCGAGGCCCGGGTAAAACAAGACCTGCGCGGGGTCGCTCCGGGGACCGCGGTCTTCGATCAGCGTCCCGTCCCGGTCCAGGAAGATCGCGGGCTTGCCCATGACGGAAGGATATAAGGCTCCGCTCCGCGTTTCCACTGCCGGGGTGGAAGATTCCCCGCCGCGGGCCGAACTCCGCGGCCGCCTCAGAAGGACGCGCCGATCGAAAAGACCAGCCCCCGCAGCCGCAGATGGACGATGTCCTCCTCGTCGCGCCGGGCGTTCTCCTCGAGGTGGACGTGGTAGAGCTCGTACCCCAGCCCGGCGAAGATCGGCCCCCATCGGCCTCGAACGCCGAAGGCGTACTCGATCGGATCGAGGACCGAGGTATCCCCGCTCCGGAACGGGACGAAAAACCCGCCCGCCGAAGCGTAGAGCTCAAGCCACGGCCAGGGTTCGGCCGCGAGCCTGAGGCGCGGCGTCGGAAAAACGCCCCCCAGGCGCGTCCGCCCGAATCCGAGATCCGCGTCCACCACCATGTACTCGAGGAACGCCCCGGCCTCCAGACGAAGTCCTTCCGCCAGCGGCACGATCCCGAATCCGCCGAGTTCGACGTGGCGGAAAAGAACGTCCGTGTCGCTCTCGGTCCCCGCCGGAACGACGCGGCCGCCCCAGTTCTTGTCCTCATCGAGCGTTCCGTCCCCACGCGCCCGGAGTTCCCGGTACCCCGCCTCGAGCCGGAAGTCCTCCCAGACGAGGCGCGCGGCGACGCCCGGGCTGGGGACGGATCCTTCCGCGTCGAGTTCCCGCGAGAAGACGCTTTCGCCGGCGAACCCGTCCTCGCCGTCGCGCAGGCGGAACTTGGGGGAGACCGCGGCGGGGCGGGCCTCGACTTCGACGACGGGCTCCTGGAGAGCGCAGGCCAGAAGGATCGCGATCATGGGTAGTGTTTCTCCTGATAGGCCTGAGCGCGGCGCAGGAGGGTCCGGTCCGCCCCGTACGCGCGCGCGAAGCGCATCCGGTCGGTCCGGGACAGAAGCATCCGGCCCACCCGCATGAGGCAGGCCAGATCCCGCACGCGACCGGCGCGCCGGAAGATCCGATACCGCCAGATGCCGGCGAAAGGAACGTCGAGGACATGCAGCGCCCAGCGCCCGTCCCGCCGCCCGAGGAGGAGATTCTTGGCCCGCAGCGTGTGGATGAAGAATCCCGCGTCGTGCGCCCGGCGGAGCGTCCGGGCGAAGTCCGACAGGAGCGCCCGCCGTTCGGCCGTCCCGGGCAGCGCGAAGGGCGCCGAGCCCGGCCGATCGGCCAGATCCCGCAGACCCACGGCCGGCTCGACCGCCCGGGTCAGAAGAAAGCTCACGCTCACGAATCCCAGCGTCCGCTCCTGGCCGTACGCCAGGGGTTCCGGAACGTCGAAGCCGAGCTCCGCCAGACGCAGCAGGTTGCGATACTCCCGGCGCGCCCGGGAGACGATAAAGAGCGTCCGCAACCGCCAGAGCCCCGAGTAGGCGTATACCTTAAGGAAGAACCGCCCTTGAGGAAGGCGCAGTTCCCGGACGGCGCTGCGGGCGCGACCCCCCTCGGGAAGGACGCCCCAGCGGGCGATCACCTCGCGGGGCGTGCGGAGCCCCGCAAGGATTTCGCGTCCCGCGCCGCGGGTCACCAGTTCCGCGCCGTGGAGGAGCATCTCCGACGGGCGGGATTGTAATCGAAGCCGTCGGTTTCCGAGACGGAAATCGGACGGCCGTGGCCACGAACGGGACCGCAGGGCTTTAGATCCGGGACCCCGCGATTCGATCGGGAGGATCTGATGCGCGCGACGCTTCCGGCGATCTTCGTCCTCACCCTCGGCTGCGTGTCGGAGCCCCGGACCGGCCCCCCGCCCGCCTCCGCGCCGGGGCCCCGGCTCTACGTGGCGCTCTGGTTCGACACCGAGGACTACATCCTTCCGGCCAGCGACGACGCCGCGCGGCGCCTGGCGGAATTCCTGACGCGCGAGGGGATCCGCGCGACCTTCAAGGTCGTGGGCGAAAAGGCCCGCACGCTGGAGCGCCGCGGCCGCCGGGACGTGATCGAGGCGCTTGGGCGCCACGAGATCGGTTACCACTCGAACTGGCACAGCCTCCACCCGACGCCGGCGCAGTATCTGGCGGACCTCGGGTGGGACGAAGGCGTGGCGGAATTCGAGCGTCGCGAGGGCCCCGGGGTCGAGGATCTGCGGCGCCTCTTCGGACGGAACCCCACCTGCTACGGGCAGCCGGGAAGCTCCTGGGCCCCGCAGGCGTACGGCGCGATGCGCCGCTGGGGCATGGTCGCGTACCTCGACGCGGGAAGCCACGTCGTGCTCGACCAGAAGCCGCACTATTACGCCGGACTCCTCACGCTTTACCGCCTCGCCCACACGCTGCGCACCGGCCTGGGCGGGCCCGCGGACCTGGAGGACGCCCGTAAGCGCTTCGCGGCGGCGCGCGAGCGGCTCCTGGCGGAAGGGGGCGGCGTGGTCCACATCTTCTACCACCCCTGCGAGTGGGTCCACCGGCAGTTCTGGGACGGCGTCAACTTCGCCGCGGGGGCCACGCCGCCGCGCCGCGAGTGGAAGCTCCCGCCCCGGAAGACGCCCGAGGAGACGCGGACGGCGTTCGAGACTTTCGAGGCGTACATCCGCTGGATCAAGACCTTCCCGGACGTCCGCTTCATCACGGCGACGGACGCGGCGCGGCTGTACCGCGACCGCGCCCGCGGGCGGACCTTCACGGAGGCGGAGATCCGCGAGATCGCCGCGGCGGTGGGCGAAGAGGTCACCTACCAGCGGCGCGGCGAATACGCCCTCTCGGCGGCCGAGGTCTTCGCGATTCTGTGCGCCTTCGCGGCCCGGGGCGGACCCGTGACGCTCGAGGACGGTCCGCTCGGCCCGACGGGCGAGGTTCCTCTGCTCGACGCCCCCGTGCGGGCGCACGCGGAGGACTTCGCGCGGGCGGTCGAGGAGGCCGACGGCTACGTGCGGCGCCATGGACGGCTGCCCTCGACCGTGTGGCTCGGAAGCCGGGGGGTTCCGCCCGAGGCGTTTCTCCGCGCCCTGGCCGCGCGGCTGCGCGGCGGGGCCTCGGAGGAGCCCGTCGAGGTTCCTCCCGCCCGGCTGGGCTGCGCGCGGCACGTCGCCGAAGACAGCCCGAAGCTCTGGGGGTGGCTTTTCCCGCCGGGCTTCCACGCGCCGCGCCTCATGGATCTGGCGCGACGCCAGTCCTGGACGCTCAAGCCCGCGATCGCCGACCCCACGGCGATTCCTTGACGAAGAACGGACCGCTTGCGGAAACCCGAAGGGGACACTATACTCTCGTTCGGAGAGGGGATCCGGCGCGCGGCGATCTGGCCCTGGAGAGAGGCTCTGGTCCCGGTTCCCTTCCTACGGCGCGGGGTGGAGCCCGCACTCCTTCTCTTCCGGCCGTTCCCACCACCACCGTCCGGCGCGCTCGTCCTCGCCGGGACGCACGGCGCGCGTGCACGGGGCGCAGCCGATGGAAACGTACCCCTGGTCGTGCAGCCGGTTGCGGGGCACGCCGTGGGCGGCCAGGTACTCGAAGACCTGCGGCGTCGTCCAGTCGGCCAGCGGGTTGATCTTCACGATCCTGCCGTGGGCGTAATCCAGTTCCACCTTCCGGACGCGCCCGCGCGTGACCGCCTGGCTGCGGCGAAGGCCCGTGATCCAGGCGTCCAACGTGGACAGGATGCGGTTGAGCGGCTCGACCTTCCTCACGTGACAGCAGAGCTTGCGGTTTTCCACCGACCGGTAGAAGAGGTTGACGCCTTTCTCGCGGACCATCCGTTCCACGGCGGCGGCGTCCGGGAAAAGGATCTCCACGTCGATCCCGTAGCGGGCGCGCACCTCGTCGATGAACTCGTAGGTTTCGGGATTGAGGCGGCCGGTGTCCAGCGTGAACACGCGGACGGCCTTGGGGTCGATGCGCCACATCATGTCCAGGACCGCCACATCCTCGGCGCCGCTCCAGGCCAGGGCCGCGGACTTTCCGAACGTCGAAAGGGCCCATCGCAGGACCTCCTGGGGCGGGGCCGATTCGAAGCGCCGGTCGAGCTCGGCGATCTCGTCGGCCGAAAAGCGCGGGCGGCGGGAAGGCGCGGCGGGGGGAGCGTCCATGCGGGCCTTGATAGCACAGCCGGCGGGCGCGGGCAAGAGGGAAAAGGCTGAAGGCGGAGGCGGAGAAGGCCGATTTTCTCCATAGATGATCGTCGAGACCGCCCGCCGTCTGAGCCTGCCGGAGGTTTCCGCGCGGGAGACGATGCTCCTGGCGGCCCTCGGCCTGGGCCTTCTGGCGGCGGGTCTGGCCGCGGGGCTCGTTCTCATCTTTACCGCGGGCGCGGCCGGGCTGGCGGGGCTCGCCACGGGCCTTTCGCGCTCGATCCGCGTGTGGCGCGGCCGGGCCCTTCCCCGCGAAGGCCCCGTGACGCTCGTGGCGGCCACGTTCGTCAACGGCAGCCTCACCCTGTACCTGGGCCTGGCGATCTACATCGTGCTGCGCTTCGGGGCCTGAGCGTCCCGCCGATTCCCCGCGACTCCGCCGCGCCGATCCGCCATAATGCGCTTCAGGGACGGAGATCCTCGGTGATTCGGGATTCGTCATTCGGCCTTTCGGGTTCTACTCCTGGACGTTTACGGTTCGTCTTTTCGTTTTGGCCGAGAGGAATTCTATGACCGGCACGGACGGCGGGCGCGGAATCCGCTTCGAGTTCACGGAGGAACAGGAGCTTCTGCGCTCCCTGGCGAGGGAATTCGTCGAAAAGGAGGTGAAGCCCCGGGCCGCGCGGATCGACCGCGAAGGCCGGATTCCTCCCGAGCTACTGGAGCGCGCCCAAGCGCTGGGGCTTTTCGGCGTGGCTTTCCCGGCGGAATACGGCGGCGGAGGGGGAGGCGAGACGGGCTACTGCATTCTGATGGAGGAGCTCGGCCGCGGGTGCGGCTCGTTCGCCGGCGTCGTCGGCGCCCACCAGGGCATCGGCGCGATGTCGATCTTCCTGGCCGGAAGCCCCGAGCAGAAACGCCGCTGGCTGCCCGACCTCTGCGCCGGACGCAAGATCGCCTGCTACGCCCTGACGGAGCCTTCCGGCGGATCGGACGCCGCCATGATGCGCACGACCGCGATCCGGAAGGGTTCCCGGTGGATCCTCACCGGAGACAAAATCTGGATCACGAACGCGGACATCGCCGATCTTTTCGTCGTTTACGCGGTGACCGATCCGGCGCTGCGGGCGCGCGGGGGGATCACGGCTTTCGTCGTGGAACGCGGCGCGCCGGGCCTGACGGTCGGACCGCCGGACGAGAAGATGGGACTCCGCGCCATGCACTCGCCGCAGATCTTCCTCGATCAGGTGGAGGTTCCCGACGAGAACGTCCTGGGGGCGCCCGGCGAGGGCTTCAAAGTGGCCATGGCCGCGCTCGACCGGGGAAGGCTGTCTCTGGGAGCGACGGTGCTGGGCTCCGCCAAGGAGATGCTCGATCTTTCGGTGGGCTACGCCCGCCAGCGGCAGGCTTTCGGAAAGCCGCTGGCGGAGCACGAGTTCATCCAGGGGTACCTCGCGGAGATGGCGGCCTGGATCTACGCGATGGAGTCGGCGGTGTACCGGACGGCCTGGATGTGCGACCGCGGCATGCGGATCACCCGGGAGAGCGCGATCGTCAAGATGCTGGCGACGGAGCGGTACGCCGAGATTGTGGACCGGGCGCTTCAGATCCACGGCGGCATGGGCTACATGTGCGAGCTTCCGATCGAGCGCTTCTACCGCGACGAGCGGGTCTATCGGATTTTCGAGGGCACCAACGAAATCCAGCGGATCGTCATCGCGCGGGACGTCGTCCGGAAGGGCGGATACTGAAGGCGCCCGGGGGCGGTATACTATACCGGAAAGAGGGAGTGCGGACATGTCGGGTCGGACGAAGTTTCTGATCGCCCTGCTTGTGGCGGGCGTGACGTTTCATCAGCTCAAGGAGCGCTCCGGCCGCCTGTGGGGCCGTTCGGGGGCCTACCCCGTTCTCCAGAAGCACACCGGAGGGGCCCGGGTGGGCGACATCCACAGCTTCCGCGTGACGCTCGAAGCCCCGCCCGAGGAAAAGCAGTTCCGCGAACTCGAGGTGCCGGATACCGCTTTCGAGAAACTTCTGGAAGGAGACCTCGTCTCTTTCGACGTCCGGCGGCTCCCCTTCCTCGGCCTGGACCTCATCGAATTCGAGGCCGTGCGGGAGGGCCGGACGGTCGTCGCCTGGAAGGAAGGATTTCCCATCTTCTGGTTCGGGATGGCCGGAGTGGCCCTCGGCGCGGGAGGAGCGGCGGCGCTGGTGCTGACGCTGCTGCTCCTGGCGCTCGGATACGGCCGCGCGCCGAAGGACTGAAGCTTCGCGGTCCGACGCCGGGTCTGCGGAACCTTGCCGGGGCGCGGCGCTCCTCCTAAACTGCTGCCGGAATGGACGCCGCCGGAACGACGGAGGACCGGGTCTTCGGCCGGCCGGAACTTTATCCCCCGCTTCCGCCGGCGCTTTACCCGGACACGGAGACGGACATCTTCAGCGTCTCGGTCGAGGGCGCGGAGGTGCGGTATGCGTGCCGGGGAGCGCCCTCGCGGCCGCCTTTGGTCTTCGTTCACGGCTGGGGCGCATCCTTCAAGTTCTGGAAGAAAACCCTGCCGTATTTTTCTCCCCGCTTCCGGTGCCTGGCGCCGGATCTGCCCGGGTTCGGGGCGTCGGAAAAGCCGGACCGCGACTACTCGATGGAAGCCCTGGCCGTCTGGCTGGGCCGGTTCCTGGACGCCGTCGGCGTGCGGCGCGCGTCGATCGTGGGTCATTCCATGGGAGGCACGGTGGCGCTCCTTCTGGCGCTGGAGGCGCCGGAGCGGGTGGAGCGTCTGGCCGTGGTCAACCCGGTCGTGACGGGATCGACCGCGTTTTCGGGAGCGTACCGGTTCCTCATGATGCCGGGGATCCGGACGGCGGCCTGGCTTCTGGCGCGCGGGAAGCGGTTCCGCCGGTGGGTGGCCAGGGACTTTTCGTACGTCCAGCGGCTTGACGACGAGCTGGCCGACGACGTGGCGCGGCCGACGTACCGGGCGGCGGTGGAGACGCTCCGGGCGCTGGCGAAGGTGGACCTGGCGCCGCGGCTGGAGCGGCTCTCGATGCCGGTGCTTTCCGTGGGAACCGATCTCGACCGGGTGGTGGCGCCCGGCCAGTTCCGCCAGGTTCCCGGCCGGACGGTGCTTCTTTCGGGGTGCGGGCACATGCCGATGCTGGAGCGGCCGGACGAGTTCAACCGGCGGCTCGACGCGTTTCTGCGGGGCGAGGACGGTCCGGATCAGAGCTTCTGAAGCTCGTCGCCCGCGTAGACGGACCAGATCGTGCCGGGGGCCAGGGCCATGCACTCGTTGAATTTGGCCTTGGCCGAGGCGACGCCGCCGAGCTTGGCGTGGAGGGTGCCCAGGGCCAGAAGGGCGCGGCCGTCCATCGGGGCCAGGGTGAGGGCGGCCTGGAGGTGCTGGATGGCCTGGACATACTGGCGCTCGCGGGCGGCGGCGATGGCGAGGCGGTAGTAATCCTCGAAGCCGGCTTCCGCGCGGTTGACGCGGGCTCGGCACTGGCGGACGGTTTCCTCCTCCTCCTGCGGGGTCAGCGCGGCCCACTCGCGGGGCGCGTAGAGGTCGGCGGCCTGAGGGCCGAAGAAATCGCGGAAGAAGGCGAAGCGGCCGGGATCGAGAGCGCCCTTGAAGCCCTTGCCCACGCCGAGGACCCACGCCTTGTAGTCGCGCACGAAGCCCGCCTGGGAGTCTTCCTCTCCGAAGGCCAGCTCGTACTCCCGGCGGAGGCGTCCGCCGTCGTGGAACTTGTCCAGGAGGATGCGGTACGCGGCCAGGGCGCTGACGACGGCCTGTTCGGCGGAACGGGTGGCCACAAGGGGGACGAAGAGGGCGTCGCGCTCCCACTCGTAGAAGCCGCCGCCCATGTAGGGGGCGATGACGACGCCGGCGACGTCGGGGAGGGCCGGATCGCACTGCTTGGCCAGGGACAGGATGGCGTCGAGCTCGGCCTTGCCGAGGCGGGGCTGGGAGGTGAGCAGCACCGAGTACGTGCGGGCCAGGCCCGAGCCGGCGACGCCGAGCCAGAGGACGGAGCGCACGAAGCGGAGCTCGTCGAGGGCCCAGCGTTCGCGCTCCTGGGGAGGCAGGGAGCGGGGCGCGGCGGCGGCGGCCTCGCCGGCGTCCTTGCGCTGTCCGCGTTTCTCGGCCATCTGCCGGTCGAGCTCGCGCAGCTCGTCGAAGTAATAGAGCTCCTTCTCGGCGCGGGCGCGTTCGCGGGCGCGGGCGAGCATGCGGGAGCGGATCTCCTGAAGCTGCCGGCGCTGTTCGGCCAGGCGGGCGTCCTCTTCCTTCTCGAGGCGCAGGGCCATGGCGTCGAGGGTTTCGTCGATGCGCCCCGACACGAGGAGGTCCACCGCCTGGGGCGTGAAGCCCGGAAGGTTCTTGAAGAGGAGGGCGAGCTGCATGTAGATCCAGGTGCGGCGGTCGCGGATGACGCGGGTTTCCAGGGGGGACTCGCCCTCGCGGGGGCTGAGGCCTCCGTAGAGGAGGAACTGCCGGTAGCGCTGGGCGAGCCATTCGGAGAGGTAGAAGCAGCCGGGGCGTCCGGGGGCGTAGATCTCGCGAAGGAGCGCGGTTCGATTCCGTTCGGCCCCGGGCACAAGGCGGGCGTCCAGAAGCCCCAGGTCCAGAAGCAGCCGCTCCTCGGG is from Planctomycetota bacterium and encodes:
- a CDS encoding acyl-CoA dehydrogenase family protein, whose protein sequence is MTGTDGGRGIRFEFTEEQELLRSLAREFVEKEVKPRAARIDREGRIPPELLERAQALGLFGVAFPAEYGGGGGGETGYCILMEELGRGCGSFAGVVGAHQGIGAMSIFLAGSPEQKRRWLPDLCAGRKIACYALTEPSGGSDAAMMRTTAIRKGSRWILTGDKIWITNADIADLFVVYAVTDPALRARGGITAFVVERGAPGLTVGPPDEKMGLRAMHSPQIFLDQVEVPDENVLGAPGEGFKVAMAALDRGRLSLGATVLGSAKEMLDLSVGYARQRQAFGKPLAEHEFIQGYLAEMAAWIYAMESAVYRTAWMCDRGMRITRESAIVKMLATERYAEIVDRALQIHGGMGYMCELPIERFYRDERVYRIFEGTNEIQRIVIARDVVRKGGY
- a CDS encoding lipopolysaccharide kinase InaA family protein → MLLHGAELVTRGAGREILAGLRTPREVIARWGVLPEGGRARSAVRELRLPQGRFFLKVYAYSGLWRLRTLFIVSRARREYRNLLRLAELGFDVPEPLAYGQERTLGFVSVSFLLTRAVEPAVGLRDLADRPGSAPFALPGTAERRALLSDFARTLRRAHDAGFFIHTLRAKNLLLGRRDGRWALHVLDVPFAGIWRYRIFRRAGRVRDLACLMRVGRMLLSRTDRMRFARAYGADRTLLRRAQAYQEKHYP
- a CDS encoding phosphoadenylyl-sulfate reductase, yielding MDAPPAAPSRRPRFSADEIAELDRRFESAPPQEVLRWALSTFGKSAALAWSGAEDVAVLDMMWRIDPKAVRVFTLDTGRLNPETYEFIDEVRARYGIDVEILFPDAAAVERMVREKGVNLFYRSVENRKLCCHVRKVEPLNRILSTLDAWITGLRRSQAVTRGRVRKVELDYAHGRIVKINPLADWTTPQVFEYLAAHGVPRNRLHDQGYVSIGCAPCTRAVRPGEDERAGRWWWERPEEKECGLHPAP
- a CDS encoding alpha/beta hydrolase-fold protein; the protein is MSLFLFAGVLLFQAAAPQEAPPPDERQLYKLGPDSQRQEGVPRGTVTKRSWKSRIFAGTERDYWVYVPAQYDAARPAAVMVFQDGGSYVNENGAFRVPIVFDNLIHRKEIPVVIGIFINPGVFPAEKPGAKPVSNRSFEYDTLSDQYARFLIEEILPEVGRQYVLSQDPKDRAIGGISSGGICAFTVAWERPDQFSKVLSHVGSFVNIRGGHVYPSLIRKTRPPKPIRVFLQDGAHDLDNEHGNWPLANQEMAAALKFAGYDYRFEYGVGKHSGVHGGAILPESLRWLWRP
- a CDS encoding polysaccharide deacetylase family protein yields the protein MRATLPAIFVLTLGCVSEPRTGPPPASAPGPRLYVALWFDTEDYILPASDDAARRLAEFLTREGIRATFKVVGEKARTLERRGRRDVIEALGRHEIGYHSNWHSLHPTPAQYLADLGWDEGVAEFERREGPGVEDLRRLFGRNPTCYGQPGSSWAPQAYGAMRRWGMVAYLDAGSHVVLDQKPHYYAGLLTLYRLAHTLRTGLGGPADLEDARKRFAAARERLLAEGGGVVHIFYHPCEWVHRQFWDGVNFAAGATPPRREWKLPPRKTPEETRTAFETFEAYIRWIKTFPDVRFITATDAARLYRDRARGRTFTEAEIREIAAAVGEEVTYQRRGEYALSAAEVFAILCAFAARGGPVTLEDGPLGPTGEVPLLDAPVRAHAEDFARAVEEADGYVRRHGRLPSTVWLGSRGVPPEAFLRALAARLRGGASEEPVEVPPARLGCARHVAEDSPKLWGWLFPPGFHAPRLMDLARRQSWTLKPAIADPTAIP
- a CDS encoding alpha/beta fold hydrolase, which translates into the protein MDAAGTTEDRVFGRPELYPPLPPALYPDTETDIFSVSVEGAEVRYACRGAPSRPPLVFVHGWGASFKFWKKTLPYFSPRFRCLAPDLPGFGASEKPDRDYSMEALAVWLGRFLDAVGVRRASIVGHSMGGTVALLLALEAPERVERLAVVNPVVTGSTAFSGAYRFLMMPGIRTAAWLLARGKRFRRWVARDFSYVQRLDDELADDVARPTYRAAVETLRALAKVDLAPRLERLSMPVLSVGTDLDRVVAPGQFRQVPGRTVLLSGCGHMPMLERPDEFNRRLDAFLRGEDGPDQSF
- a CDS encoding L-threonylcarbamoyladenylate synthase, which produces MGKPAIFLDRDGTLIEDRGPRSDPAQVLFYPGLEGALRRLGGAFEFFIVVPRNGAAGGRVRPEDARRVNDAVVERLAGAGVPVRGVYCGPPRRADGCGGVEPNPHFLFRARDEHGVDLSRSWVVGDHPADMELAAAAGARGVYVLTGHGEKHRTELKVSCAVVPSLVEAAEEIARVHAARVLREGGLVAFPTETVYGLGADATHEAAVRRIFAVKGRPAGHPLIVHLASAEELGEWAAEVPREARILSERFWPGPLTIVLRRGERVSRVVTGGQETVGLRVPAHPAARALLREFGGGVAAPSANRFGRVSPTTADHVRQDLGEDVDFILDGGPCTVGIESTIVDLSGEAPALLRPGGVPREALEAALGRPVPPAGSGGPRAPGRLASHYAPRARVILAEPGTLEARAAELRARGVRVEILRLPEDGEAAARMLYAALRAADARGVEAVVAAAPSEEGLGLAIADRLRKAAGGRSETEQLPSPEERS